Proteins from one Deinococcus actinosclerus genomic window:
- a CDS encoding Crp/Fnr family transcriptional regulator, with protein MPRLDDLQLSPLFRNVPPEALQEAARVTTERHFRAGQVILEQDAQGEALYLITHGVVRVSRVSLGSRERVMGDVYAPAVVGETAVLGDGERSATVRALSDVTSLMLYREHFRQILRRHPDVLWNLSALLVQRITFLNDELIAFGLNTEAALSHVFTNLYQQRVGAGVPHPEVLPLSTQDIMARISSSRETVSRVMRRLQHAGLVKSNGQQVTLLDVDGLLGITLEEAEQLE; from the coding sequence ATGCCCCGGCTGGACGACCTTCAACTATCCCCCCTGTTCCGGAACGTGCCGCCGGAAGCGCTTCAGGAAGCCGCGCGCGTGACCACCGAGCGGCACTTCCGCGCCGGACAGGTCATCCTGGAACAGGACGCCCAGGGCGAGGCGCTGTACCTGATCACGCACGGCGTCGTGCGCGTCTCGCGGGTCAGCCTGGGCAGCCGCGAACGCGTCATGGGTGACGTCTACGCGCCCGCCGTCGTCGGCGAGACCGCCGTACTGGGCGACGGGGAACGCAGCGCCACCGTCCGCGCCCTGAGCGACGTGACCTCCCTGATGCTGTACCGCGAGCACTTCCGCCAGATCCTGCGCCGCCACCCCGACGTGCTGTGGAACCTCAGCGCCCTGCTCGTGCAGCGCATCACGTTCCTGAACGACGAACTGATCGCCTTCGGCCTGAACACCGAGGCGGCCCTGAGTCACGTCTTCACGAACCTCTACCAGCAGCGCGTCGGCGCGGGCGTGCCCCACCCCGAGGTGCTGCCCCTGAGCACCCAGGACATCATGGCGCGCATCTCGTCAAGCCGCGAGACCGTCTCGCGCGTCATGCGCCGCCTGCAACACGCCGGGCTCGTGAAGAGCAACGGCCAGCAGGTCACGCTGCTCGACGTGGACGGCCTGCTGGGCATCACCCTGGAAGAAGCCGAGCAGCTAGAATGA
- a CDS encoding ABC transporter ATP-binding protein, which translates to MPRVSLPLSVPPALEGRDLQQAFGPQTVLRGVTLQVRPGEVVAVTGPSGSGKSTLLHLLGGLDTPQGGEVYWAGTRVDTLGTQVRAQRRAAQLGLVFQHHYLLEDLSVLDNVLIPTRLSGRGDEGRARDLLGRVGLAGREGAYPGVLSGGERQRVAVARALAAHPAAVLADEPTGSLDRANAQAVAQLLVNLAREEGAGVLLVTHDDRLTRYADRTLHLLDGQFTDEAPDFA; encoded by the coding sequence ATGCCCCGCGTGAGTCTTCCGCTTTCCGTGCCGCCCGCCCTGGAGGGCCGCGACCTGCAGCAGGCGTTCGGACCGCAGACCGTCCTGCGCGGCGTGACGCTGCAGGTGCGTCCCGGGGAGGTGGTGGCCGTGACCGGGCCGTCCGGCAGCGGCAAGAGCACCCTGCTGCACCTGCTGGGCGGGCTGGACACCCCGCAGGGCGGCGAGGTGTACTGGGCGGGCACGCGCGTGGACACGCTGGGCACCCAGGTGCGCGCGCAGCGCCGGGCCGCGCAGCTCGGGCTGGTGTTCCAGCACCATTACCTGCTGGAGGACCTGAGCGTGCTGGACAACGTGCTGATTCCCACCCGTCTGTCCGGCCGGGGGGACGAGGGGCGCGCCCGCGACCTGCTGGGCCGCGTGGGGCTGGCCGGGCGTGAGGGGGCCTATCCCGGCGTGCTCAGCGGCGGCGAGCGGCAGCGCGTGGCGGTGGCCCGCGCCCTGGCGGCGCACCCGGCGGCGGTGCTGGCCGATGAACCCACCGGCAGTCTGGACCGCGCGAATGCGCAGGCGGTGGCGCAGCTTCTCGTGAACCTCGCGCGCGAGGAGGGCGCGGGGGTGCTGCTGGTTACGCACGATGACCGGCTCACCCGTTACGCGGACCGTACCCTGCACCTGCTGGACGGCCAGTTCACGGACGAGGCCCCGGACTTCGCCTGA
- a CDS encoding outer membrane lipoprotein carrier protein LolA produces MSKRLTLTLLAGLLSVAGAQSAQDIVNKVDAAQKAAKDVTFRLSGNASFDSAGQKIDLTVKAIPAQSLARVQFMAPDALADNVIVADKTEIRQYMYLTNQITVTSAQKAADQAGLGLDFTQLTNTASMLARYNVKLLGTSGSAGKRVYQLEATPKTGGGDSSRVWITEAGWRPTRIQLLSGGKTVADLTVSSYKVNSGITAAAIRQLPKDAQIIKQ; encoded by the coding sequence ATGAGCAAACGCCTGACCCTGACCCTCCTTGCGGGCCTCCTGAGTGTCGCGGGCGCCCAGAGCGCGCAGGACATCGTGAACAAGGTGGACGCCGCCCAGAAGGCCGCCAAGGACGTCACCTTCCGCCTGAGCGGCAACGCTAGCTTCGACAGCGCCGGCCAGAAGATCGACCTGACCGTCAAGGCGATTCCCGCCCAGAGCCTCGCGCGCGTGCAGTTCATGGCGCCCGACGCCCTGGCCGACAACGTGATCGTCGCCGACAAGACCGAGATCCGCCAGTACATGTACCTCACGAACCAGATCACGGTCACCAGCGCCCAGAAGGCCGCCGATCAGGCCGGCCTGGGCCTGGACTTCACGCAGCTGACGAACACCGCCAGCATGCTCGCGCGCTACAACGTCAAGCTGCTCGGCACGAGCGGCAGCGCCGGGAAGCGCGTGTACCAGCTCGAAGCCACCCCCAAGACCGGCGGCGGTGACAGCAGCCGCGTCTGGATCACCGAGGCCGGCTGGCGCCCCACCCGCATCCAGCTGCTCAGCGGCGGCAAGACCGTCGCGGACCTGACCGTCAGCAGCTACAAGGTGAACAGCGGCATCACCGCCGCGGCCATCCGGCAGCTGCCCAAGGACGCGCAGATCATCAAGCAGTAA
- a CDS encoding LEA type 2 family protein, which translates to MRPLLAVTAVLPALALGACAPLQQIVQVPQVEVQGVRLTSLTLPGGFGSAPVANLTMNLRVTNPNPLPLRVANLAGSLIIDGANVGDVTFPNVAIPARGAADQLAQVSVPVTLNTAASFLKVARGQLVTYRVDGGFTADFGPLGLQQFGPFTLSQGQWKQSPIIPF; encoded by the coding sequence ATGCGTCCCCTGCTCGCCGTGACTGCTGTCCTGCCCGCCCTCGCCCTGGGGGCCTGCGCTCCCCTGCAACAGATCGTGCAGGTGCCGCAGGTCGAGGTGCAGGGCGTGCGCCTGACCAGCCTGACCCTCCCCGGCGGCTTCGGCAGCGCCCCGGTCGCGAACCTGACCATGAACCTGCGCGTCACGAACCCCAACCCGCTGCCGCTGCGGGTGGCGAACCTCGCGGGATCCCTGATCATCGACGGGGCGAACGTCGGGGACGTGACCTTCCCGAACGTGGCCATCCCGGCCCGCGGCGCGGCGGACCAGCTCGCGCAGGTGAGCGTGCCGGTCACGCTGAACACCGCCGCGTCGTTCCTGAAGGTGGCGCGTGGGCAGCTCGTGACCTACCGCGTGGACGGCGGCTTCACCGCTGACTTCGGCCCGCTGGGCCTGCAGCAGTTCGGGCCGTTCACGCTGTCGCAGGGCCAGTGGAAGCAAAGCCCGATCATCCCCTTCTGA